From Acidihalobacter aeolianus, a single genomic window includes:
- a CDS encoding YbcC family protein yields MSAGNAASTEQVFDRVTRRIAPVWPLDSFVAVNPYWGFADRPFAEVAAQLQGTAGERVIMDRRWYADLVQKGKLTLPDILKAAESLDLSTNEEEWRDYLRTSPESPMRLPTLPELMDRHGHASIAQYVVEQISRFLAAYYDRGQSLWSYPKDPKLGLFGSWRQYTIVDRSLGPMGLKAIRPQLLALSPDGAEARRWAQQTLAIPKVAEEAYFLVLLKSVGGWASWCRYLLWQAEMQGGSHQDLVDLLAIRMVWETLLHQTARPKVLERWQQQIQGWIRADKSADLEESRRGEALLCASEIAYRRQVASVIRRQPARPKTGVEATPLVQAAFCIDVRSEVFRRHLEGVMPTLDTIGFAGFFGVLLDYRRQGDFAPRTQTPVLLNPGVHVEEQGPGPIIQRRFRRLRRSAEWKHFKLSAASCFSFVETAGLSYIGRLLADTLGWHRPSLPPDEAGLSAAERASLQCVLPASLSLQERVSMAEFILTGLGLNRGVAPVVLLIGHGSSTTNNPHRAGLDCGACAGQTGEVNAKAAASLLNDPRVREGLVAKGWNLDPNCCFLPALHDTTTDRVEILGGLDEPRLNIEILTELRVALEKAANLTRLERMLRLEPDLQDSQVVARNMGFRARDWSQVRPEWALAGNAAFIAAPRWRTREMNLAGRAFLHDYDVGKDPDFAVLTLIMTAPLVVANWINLQYYGSIVDNQRQGCGNKVLHNVVGGTIGVLEGNGGDLRIGLSEQSLRDSNSGLQHEPLRLSAFIEAPKEQMDEIIEGNETLRQLVDNRWICILQISPEGTIYQRQAVGQWNPI; encoded by the coding sequence ATGAGTGCAGGCAATGCAGCATCCACCGAGCAAGTTTTCGACCGGGTCACCCGTCGCATTGCCCCGGTATGGCCTTTGGACAGCTTTGTCGCGGTTAATCCCTACTGGGGGTTTGCTGATAGGCCATTTGCCGAGGTGGCCGCGCAGCTTCAAGGGACAGCGGGTGAGCGGGTAATCATGGATCGGCGCTGGTATGCCGATCTGGTTCAGAAAGGCAAGCTCACCCTACCTGACATTCTCAAGGCAGCTGAGAGTCTGGATCTCAGTACGAATGAGGAAGAATGGAGAGACTATCTACGGACTTCCCCTGAGTCGCCGATGCGGCTGCCAACCTTGCCGGAGCTGATGGACCGACACGGGCATGCTTCCATTGCCCAGTACGTGGTGGAACAAATCAGCCGTTTCCTGGCCGCTTACTATGATCGCGGGCAATCGCTCTGGTCTTATCCCAAAGACCCTAAGCTTGGACTTTTCGGGTCTTGGCGTCAGTACACCATTGTGGATCGCAGTCTCGGGCCTATGGGACTCAAGGCCATCCGTCCGCAGTTGCTCGCTCTGTCTCCTGACGGCGCTGAAGCGAGACGTTGGGCGCAGCAAACGCTGGCGATTCCCAAGGTTGCGGAGGAGGCTTACTTTCTGGTGCTCCTAAAGTCCGTCGGTGGCTGGGCCAGCTGGTGTCGTTACCTTCTCTGGCAAGCAGAAATGCAGGGAGGAAGTCATCAGGATTTGGTTGATCTCCTGGCCATCCGCATGGTTTGGGAAACCCTTTTACACCAAACGGCTCGTCCTAAGGTGCTGGAGCGCTGGCAACAACAGATCCAGGGTTGGATCCGTGCCGACAAAAGCGCTGATTTAGAAGAGAGCAGGCGAGGCGAGGCATTACTGTGTGCTTCCGAGATTGCTTATCGTAGGCAGGTGGCGTCCGTGATTCGCCGCCAACCGGCCAGGCCTAAGACAGGTGTTGAAGCAACCCCGCTGGTGCAAGCCGCCTTTTGTATCGACGTACGTTCGGAGGTCTTTCGCCGCCATCTGGAAGGCGTGATGCCCACACTTGATACCATCGGTTTTGCGGGTTTCTTCGGCGTATTGCTGGATTATCGCCGTCAGGGGGACTTCGCACCGAGAACCCAAACGCCCGTCCTGCTAAACCCCGGGGTACACGTTGAGGAGCAGGGGCCGGGTCCCATCATTCAGCGGCGCTTCCGGCGGCTACGGCGGAGCGCGGAATGGAAGCACTTCAAACTCTCCGCGGCCTCTTGTTTCTCCTTTGTGGAGACAGCGGGTCTTTCTTACATCGGCCGACTTTTGGCGGATACCTTGGGTTGGCACCGACCCTCTTTGCCACCGGATGAGGCTGGGCTCTCGGCAGCAGAGCGGGCTAGCCTGCAGTGCGTCCTGCCAGCCTCGCTAAGCCTTCAGGAGCGAGTGAGCATGGCGGAATTCATTCTCACGGGTTTGGGGCTGAATCGTGGAGTCGCCCCTGTCGTACTTCTTATTGGTCATGGCAGCTCCACCACCAACAACCCTCACCGGGCTGGTCTGGATTGTGGGGCCTGCGCCGGACAGACAGGGGAGGTGAATGCCAAGGCTGCGGCCAGCCTGCTTAATGATCCACGGGTGCGTGAGGGTCTCGTCGCCAAAGGTTGGAATCTCGACCCGAACTGCTGTTTTCTCCCCGCTCTTCATGACACCACCACTGACCGAGTAGAGATATTGGGGGGGCTGGATGAACCTCGTCTGAATATCGAGATTCTCACCGAGTTACGGGTAGCGTTGGAGAAGGCGGCCAATCTAACTCGCCTAGAGCGCATGTTGCGTCTGGAACCGGATCTACAGGATTCCCAAGTCGTCGCTCGTAACATGGGCTTCCGTGCCCGGGATTGGTCCCAGGTGCGTCCCGAGTGGGCGTTAGCGGGTAATGCGGCCTTCATAGCGGCGCCACGTTGGCGTACTCGGGAGATGAATCTTGCAGGGCGTGCTTTTCTACACGACTACGATGTGGGCAAAGACCCGGATTTTGCCGTCCTTACCTTGATCATGACGGCCCCCTTGGTGGTGGCCAATTGGATCAACCTGCAGTACTACGGCTCAATCGTAGACAACCAACGGCAGGGGTGTGGCAATAAGGTTCTGCACAATGTCGTGGGCGGGACCATCGGTGTACTGGAAGGCAATGGCGGTGATCTACGCATTGGATTGTCAGAGCAGTCACTGCGCGATAGTAACAGTGGTTTGCAACACGAACCCCTGCGGTTATCGGCTTTCATTGAAGCGCCGAAGGAGCAAATGGATGAAATTATTGAGGGCAATGAAACGCTGCGGCAGCTCGTAGATAACCGATGGATCTGTATCCTGCAGATTTCTCCTGAAGGGACGATCTACCAACGGCAAGCAGTCGGGCAATGGAACCCGATTTAG